In the Candidatus Omnitrophota bacterium genome, GCTCTTCTATAATACGGTCGTATCGCAAGACGGGAAAGCGCTCTGCATTTACGTCCCGATAAAGTCAAAAGATCTCAGTTATGCCGTATCGAAGAAGATACGCTCCTTCGTTTCGGGCTTTAAAGGCGGCGAAAAATATTACATGACCGGGCTGCCGCTCGCCGAGGACGCTTTTGGCCGGGAGATGTTCGTCCAGATGGCCGTCTCGGCCCCCGCGGCGATGCTTATCATATTTCTTCTGCTGCTCCTCTTCTTCAGGAATATACAGCTTGTAATCGCGCCCATGATACTGGCCGGCGTTGTGGTCGTCATGACGATGGGGCTCCTGGTAGGGATGGGGTTTCCCATACACATCATGAGCTCGATGATACCGATATTTCTCATGCCTATAGCGGTCCTTGATTCGGTCCACATTTTGAGCGAATTCTCCGATAAGTTCAAGAAATATAACGACAAGGCAAAGACCATCGCCGCCGTAATGAACGGGCTCTTCAGCGCGATGCTCTTTACGTCGCTGACGACGGTAGCGGGGTTCTTCTCGTTGTCCTTCGCCCCGATACCGCCAATACAGGTCTTCGGCATATTTGTCGCGATCGGAGTCGCTATCGCCTGGATCCTGACGATGACGTTCATCCCCGCGTTCATAACGTTGCTCGATCCGTCGCGGTTTAAAGGGTACGGAGAGACGGAGAAACAGATGGAGGGCGGCATTACCAATAAGATACTATCGCTGTTTGAAGATACGGCGGTGAAGCGCTGGAAGGCCGTTCTCGCGGTCACGGGGGCCGTGATCGCCGTCTCGATATGGGGGATAACCCGGATAGAAATTAACGACAACCCCGTCAAATGGTTTACCGCTAAACATCCGATACGCCTTGCCGATACCGTCCTCAACCGGCATTTCGGCGGCACCTATACCGCGTATCTTATCCTCGAGGCGCGCGATAAGTCCGGCGAGGTCTTTAAGGAACCGCGGATGCTTGAGTACATAGAAAAGCTGCAGCAATACCTTTACCGGAAAGGCGACGTCGGCAAGTCGACGTCTCTGGCCGATGTGACAAAGAAGGTCTATTACGAGCTCCTCGGAGGGGACAAGAGCCGGGCGTCGATACCTCCGACCAAAGAGGCGGTAGCGCAGTGCCTGATATCGTACGAGAACTCACATAAGCCCGACGATCTCTGGCATTTTGTGACCCCCGATTACGGGAAACTGAACCTGTGGCTGCAGCTAAGATCCGGTGATAACAGGGATATGACGCGCGTCGTCAGGCAGGTCGAGGAGTTTTTTAGGAGCAACCCGCCGCCGTACCCGCTTCAGTATAACTGGTCGGGCCTTACCTATATAAATATGATATGGCAGGACCGCATGGTAGTCGGCATGCTCTTCAACTTCATCGGGAGTTTTGTCATAGTGCTCTTCATGATGATAGTGCTCTTTAAATCTCCGGTCAAGGGCCTGATATCGATGGTCCCTATGACCGTGACGGTCCTCTTCATCTACGCCACGCTTGGCTTTACGGGCAGGAATTACGACATGCCTGTAGCGGTGCTCTCCGCGCTTACGCTCGGTCTTTCGATCGACTTCGCTATCCATTTTCTGCAGCATTCCGTAGAATATTACGAAAAGAATCCGGATTGGCTCGCGGTCTCCCGTAAGATGTCCGGCGGCCCGGGCAGGGCCCTCATGCGCAACGCCCTGGTTATCGCCATCGGGTTTTTACCCCTCTTGTTATCGCCGCTCGTACCCTATAATACGGTGGGCATATTCATGTTCCTGATCATGCTTGCATCGAGCGTCGCGACGATGATAATACTGCCGGCCATAATAACAGCGATGCCGGCGCTGATGCTTGGAAAACCGAAAAAACGAGGAGAACGGTCATGAAGAAGATACTGTATCCGCTCTGCGCGGCGGCCGCCCTGATGGCGGCGGGGCCGCTTAATGCGGAAATAACGGCCGGGGAGATCGTAAAGAACGCCAACCACGCGGCGTATTACGAAGGCAAAGACGGCAGGGCGAAGGCGAGGATGGTCATCACCGATTCCCAGGGCAGGACGCGGGAGCGGGTCATTACAATACTTAAACTCAATATAGCGGACGGCGGCGAACAGAAGTATTACGTCTATTTCCACAAACCGAGCGACGTTAAGAATATGAGCTACCTGGTCTGGAAATACATAGGAAGAGACGACGACAGGTGGCTCTATCTGCCGGCGCTCGATCTGGTGCGCAGGGTGGCGGCGAGCGATAAACGGTCGAGTTTCGCGGGGACGAACTTCCGGTATGAGGATATCTCAGGCAGGAATCCGGATGAGGATGACCATGAGCTTGTCGGCTCGGGAGGGGATTTCTATGAATTGAAGAACACGCCGAAGAATCCCGGCTCTGTCGAGTTCGCGTACTATACCGCGCGCATCGACAAGAAGAACTTCATTCCGATGAAGGCCGATTATTATGACAAGTCCGGCAAGGTCTACCGGATCGTCGAGGCCCTCGAGGTCAAGGAGATAGAGGGGCATCCGACAATAACGAAGATGAAAGCCTCGGACCTCAACTCCAACTCCTCGACTGTTACGGAATTCACGGATATTAAGTACGATGTAGGGCTGAATGACGGGATATTCACGGAGCGGTATCTGCGCAGGGCTCCGTCGCAATGGATCGGGCAGTAGGGGTTAATATGATGAAGATACGAGCCGCCTTATTTACCGCTATGGCTATCCTGTACGCCTTTGGCGCGGCGTACGCGGCCGATATGCCGAAGCTGCATGGTTTTGTCGAAGCCAATATCGGGTTGAAGGTCAATGACGACAAGCTGGCGGCGAAGAACGGCTATAACATGGCCGAACAGCGCGCCGAGTTCACGCTCCGTTATTTTCCGGACGAGTTGTATATCCTCAAGAAGTGGAACACCGAGATATTCTTCAAGACGGACGTCCTTATCGACGAGTATACCGAGCGGCCGAAATGGTGGCTTCCGCGGGAACTCTACGCGGCTTTTACCCCGCTCGATTTTCTCGATCTTAAGATCGGCGAGCAGATACTCACGTGGGGCACCGGCGACTACATATTCATAAATGATCAATTTCCGAAAGACTACGTCTCATTTATAATAGGAAGAGACGACGACTATCTCAAACTGCCTTCCTACGCGGCGAAACTCACGTTCTTTACCAGGATCGCGTCGCTTGACCTGATCGCCATCCCGTACTTTACGCCGAATAAAGTGCCGGACGGCGGCAGGATATCGTTCTTCGACCCGCTCTTTGGCCGGATAGTCGGCGCGCAGTCGGACAGGTACCTGCACGAACCCGCCGCGCAGTTCGAGAATACCGAAATAGCCCTCCGGCTCTACGGCACGATAGAAAGTTACGAATGGGCGCTGTATTATAACCACGGCTTCTATAAGAACCCTGCAGGCTATGAAAATCAGCGGACCGGCATCCTCTATTATCCCCAGCTCGACGTCTACGGCGCGAGCGTCCAGGGGCCCGTCCCCATGATCGGAGGTATCGCCAATTTTGAGACCGGCCTTTTCAATTCAAAGGAGGACGACTATGGCAGGAACCGGCTGGTTCAGGATTCGACCATGCAGTATCTTGCCGGATATAAGCGGGGTTTCAAGAACGATCTTGAGGTCGGCATCCAGTACTACATCATCCAGA is a window encoding:
- a CDS encoding outer membrane lipoprotein-sorting protein translates to MKKILYPLCAAAALMAAGPLNAEITAGEIVKNANHAAYYEGKDGRAKARMVITDSQGRTRERVITILKLNIADGGEQKYYVYFHKPSDVKNMSYLVWKYIGRDDDRWLYLPALDLVRRVAASDKRSSFAGTNFRYEDISGRNPDEDDHELVGSGGDFYELKNTPKNPGSVEFAYYTARIDKKNFIPMKADYYDKSGKVYRIVEALEVKEIEGHPTITKMKASDLNSNSSTVTEFTDIKYDVGLNDGIFTERYLRRAPSQWIGQ
- a CDS encoding MMPL family transporter translates to MRGIIGFSMRRPKLVIAATAVLTLLAAAQFLKVKIDTDPENMLPEKEFVRVFHKEIKKEFVLYDHVVLGIVNEQDSRGVFNPRTLDKIYRISEYAKSLDGVIAYELISPTTKDDIEQAGPGTVSFKWLMKEPPYKEEDAAKIGARAMENPLFYNTVVSQDGKALCIYVPIKSKDLSYAVSKKIRSFVSGFKGGEKYYMTGLPLAEDAFGREMFVQMAVSAPAAMLIIFLLLLLFFRNIQLVIAPMILAGVVVVMTMGLLVGMGFPIHIMSSMIPIFLMPIAVLDSVHILSEFSDKFKKYNDKAKTIAAVMNGLFSAMLFTSLTTVAGFFSLSFAPIPPIQVFGIFVAIGVAIAWILTMTFIPAFITLLDPSRFKGYGETEKQMEGGITNKILSLFEDTAVKRWKAVLAVTGAVIAVSIWGITRIEINDNPVKWFTAKHPIRLADTVLNRHFGGTYTAYLILEARDKSGEVFKEPRMLEYIEKLQQYLYRKGDVGKSTSLADVTKKVYYELLGGDKSRASIPPTKEAVAQCLISYENSHKPDDLWHFVTPDYGKLNLWLQLRSGDNRDMTRVVRQVEEFFRSNPPPYPLQYNWSGLTYINMIWQDRMVVGMLFNFIGSFVIVLFMMIVLFKSPVKGLISMVPMTVTVLFIYATLGFTGRNYDMPVAVLSALTLGLSIDFAIHFLQHSVEYYEKNPDWLAVSRKMSGGPGRALMRNALVIAIGFLPLLLSPLVPYNTVGIFMFLIMLASSVATMIILPAIITAMPALMLGKPKKRGERS